CCCCGCTCCAGCACCAGCCGATAGCTGGCCCGCTGGAAGCGCCGCACCGAATTGACCTTGCGCCGCACCCATTCGGCATTGTCGGCGCTGGTGCCCGCGGTCGCCGCAAAGAACAATTGCCGGTCCCAGCTGCGGATATCCACCACCAGCGACAGTCCCTCCTCCAGCGCCCGCGCCCTGATGGCAGCGCCGATGGCGAAGGCCGTTTCCTCGTCGAAAGCCGGCAATACGAGTTCATTTTCCTGCCGCTTGACGCGGGCGATTTCGTCTTCGGTATGCATGCAAATCCTCCCGGCGGCCCTGCCACCCTCTTCCTTCCTACTGCGCCCGCGCCCAAAAGAAAACGGGGGCTCTCGCCCCCGTTCCCATCAGGTTTCGCTTCATGCCTTGCCCACGAGGGCCCCGGCCTTGATCGCCAGCGGCGCGTTAGCGCGCAGACC
This genomic stretch from Devosia sp. YIM 151766 harbors:
- a CDS encoding heme-degrading domain-containing protein produces the protein MHTEDEIARVKRQENELVLPAFDEETAFAIGAAIRARALEEGLSLVVDIRSWDRQLFFAATAGTSADNAEWVRRKVNSVRRFQRASYRLVLERGEEPFDVQAGADPADYVIAGGGFPIRVPGAGIVGALTISGLPGRSDHGVAVDALCDYLGKARADYALPEQAS